The Spiroplasma clarkii genome has a window encoding:
- a CDS encoding aldo/keto reductase: MSVLNKKIKFNNGEEIPQFGLGTYKLDDEKATYDVIIAALKAGYLHIDTAQIYGNQKLIAKALKDSQVPREQIFITSKIWNSDHGYEETKKAIDRILAELEITYIDLVLIHWPTPKRLECWKALEEAVAAKKIRSIGLSNFQIVHIEELLKNCQIKPVINQFELHPALQRKDLVKYLQDNDIVVESWGTLIRGKCFEVEQVKVLAEKYQKSPAQICLRWAFQQGFVIIPKSSKPHRLIENTEIEDFALTAEDMALLATIPEYRDGPDPDNFDF, from the coding sequence ATGTCAGTTTTAAACAAAAAAATTAAATTTAACAATGGTGAAGAAATACCACAATTTGGTTTAGGAACTTATAAATTAGATGATGAGAAAGCAACTTATGATGTAATTATTGCTGCCTTAAAAGCAGGTTATTTACACATTGATACTGCTCAAATCTATGGAAATCAAAAGTTAATTGCAAAAGCTTTAAAAGATAGTCAAGTTCCTAGAGAACAAATTTTTATTACATCAAAAATCTGAAATTCAGATCATGGTTATGAAGAAACTAAAAAAGCAATTGATCGTATTTTAGCTGAATTAGAAATTACTTACATTGATTTAGTACTAATTCATTGACCAACACCAAAACGTCTTGAGTGTTGAAAAGCACTAGAAGAGGCAGTAGCTGCTAAAAAAATACGCTCAATTGGGTTAAGTAACTTCCAAATTGTGCATATTGAGGAATTGCTAAAAAATTGTCAAATTAAGCCAGTAATTAATCAATTTGAATTACATCCAGCTTTACAAAGAAAAGATCTAGTAAAATACTTACAAGACAATGATATTGTTGTGGAATCATGAGGTACTTTAATTAGGGGTAAATGTTTTGAAGTTGAGCAAGTTAAAGTCTTGGCTGAAAAATACCAAAAATCTCCAGCTCAAATTTGTCTGCGTTGAGCTTTCCAACAAGGATTTGTGATTATTCCAAAATCATCAAAACCACACAGATTAATTGAAAATACTGAGATTGAAGATTTTGCCTTAACTGCAGAAGATATGGCTTTACTGGCAACCATTCCTGAATACAGAGATGGTCCAGATCCAGATAATTTTGATTTTTAA